The following are from one region of the Dermacentor albipictus isolate Rhodes 1998 colony chromosome 5, USDA_Dalb.pri_finalv2, whole genome shotgun sequence genome:
- the LOC135919086 gene encoding uncharacterized protein gives MAAHAGPPGFDETEDSWDAYQVRLQSYFEAYDIVDSKKRRALLTAALSTATVGIITVRCAPAKIQDLTYEKLLELLAEHFAPQGNEIAESYKFFTRCQRPDESTKDFIVEIQKKACSCNFGEARDRMLRDRLVCGLRDAGVRRKLLARPSLTLKEAEDIALAAEMAALNVDHMESTQDYGDVHAVRSKMQGQPYYHKTHPSTSRLSEDVVCPCCGSTKHKAAKCKFRRAECFRCRRKGHLAKMCVWKQGVALCEDHSSESDGNELCLMSLYTTSVNLVKPVVRTLCWSGIPLTMQVDTGSPVSIITWKTYCKHRHAWPATRETSLKLSCFLGKLPVRGLLKLPVSYAGKTLDATLTVLQCDGPNLCGRDVISAFQRSGRPVLSILGEETSGEQNVPDSTLVSALLEEFGDLFTPGLGLIDGPAVHLRLRENALPRFCKARSVPYVMREQVSNEIDRLVKHGILSPVDSAEWATPLVPVIKKNGSIRLCGDFKVTANAACVTEQYPLPKIRDIFANLNGGEVFSTIDLKDAYSQLPLDEETKKILVVNTPKGLFCFNRLPFGVASAPAIFQRRMDGILQGIPGIQVYLDDVVVAEKRGNCETLREVFRRFRQHGVKLNPQKCKFRQAEVEFLGHRINMNGLLPKMDNIAAIMEMPKPTGVADLRAFLGFVTYYHSFLGNLATVLEPLHELLRKNTRWQWGARQDNAFRATKRLLEEAKCLAHYDPSKPLILETDASSCGVGAVLYHRVNGQDRPIGFRSRTLSAAERNYAQIEREALAVVFGVTKFREYLLGNHFTLVTDHKPLLSLFSPDKPVPAMAAARIQRWSLLLSAYNYKIQFKPGKTLIPADTLSRLPVRQEHNNTKAAEDDARACNSGPPLSKDVWFKNYGVGDKRKPGSLESTEGSRMATVKTADGEQHRRHLDQLKTRRTSVGGEAMEPEAPMQAATTKGSQNAAADSQSQGHDSSHSQAQVGTDIRTPSDGRAEAEVATRKPQVTDRAEVTLRRSKRKPRPPDRFTP, from the exons ATGGCGGCTCACGCCGGACCACCGGGTTTCGACGAAACGGAAGACAGTTGGGACGCCTACCAGGTGCGTCTGCAGTCTTACTTTGAAGCCTATGATATCGTCGACTCGAAGAAACGACGAGCCCTGCTAACGGCAGCCTTAAGCACGGCAACAGTCGGCATAATAACGGTACGGTGCGCGCCGGCGAAGATTCAGGACCTTACCTATGAGAAGCTGCTTGAACTGCTGGCAGAACACTTTGCGCCACAGGGCAACGAAATAGCGGAGTCTTACAAGTTCTTCACCAGATGCCAGCGTCCCGACGAGTCAACGAAGGACTTCATTGTGGAAATTCAGAAGAAGGCCTGCAGTTGCAACTTTGGCGAAGCGCGGGACAGGATGCTACGAGACAGACTTGTTTGCGGTCTACGTGATGCCGGCGTTCGTCGGAAGCTTTTGGCCAGACCTTCGCTGACGCTGAAAGAAGCCGAAGATATAGCGTTAGCAGCAGAGATGGCAGCTCTCAACGTTGATCACATGGAGAGCACACAGGATTATGGCGACGTCCATGCCGTGAGGAGCAAGATGCAAGGTCAACCGTATTACCACAAGACTCATCCGAGCACTTCTCGACTAAGCGAAGACGTCGTTTGCCCGTGCTGTGGTAGCACTAAGCACAAGGCAGCAAAGTGCAAGTTTCGCCGGGCGGAGTGTTTTCGCTGCCGACGTAAAGGGCACCTAGCTAAGATGTGTGTATGGAAACAAGGGGTGGCCCTTTGTGAGGACCATTCTTCAGAGAGCGACGGCAACGAACTTTGTCTAATGAGTTTGTACACTACGTCGGTAAACTTGGTCAAGCCTGTGGTTCGCACCCTCTGCTGGAGCGGAATTCCGCTGACAATGCAAGTGGACACCGGATCGCCTGTCTCCATCATTACGTGGAAAACATACTGCAAGCATCGGCATGCCTGGCCTGCGACCCGCGAGACGTCCTTGAAGTTGTCCTGCTTTCTTGGCAAGCTGCCCGTGAGGGGTCTGCTGAAACTTCCGGTCTCGTACGCGGGAAAGACCCTAGATGCCACTCTAACCGTACTGCAATGCGATGGCCCGAACTTGTGCGGGCGAGATGTCATCAGCGCATTTCAGCGTAGCGGAAGGCCCGTCTTAAGCATTCTCGGCGAGGAAACCTCCGGTGAGCAAAATGTCCCTGACAGTACTTTGGTTAGCGCACTCTTAGAGGAGTTCGGCGATTTGTTTACGCCAGGTCTAGGGCTAATTGATGGCCCCGCAGTCCATTTGCGGTTGCGGGAAAATGCGTTGCCGCGGTTCTGCAAAGCACGTTCTGTGCCGTATGTAATGCGGGAGCAAGTGTCAAATGAAATAGACAGGCTTGTTAAGCATGGCATTCTCTCGCCTGTCGACAGTGCGGAGTGGGCCACACCTTTGGTTCCCGTTATCAAAAAGAATGGTTCCATTCGGTTGTGTGGTGATTTTAAAGTGACCGCAAATGCTGCATgtgtcacggagcagtacccatTGCCAAAAATAAGGGATATCTTTGCAAACCTAAACGGTGGTGAAGTATTCAGCACCATCGACTTGAAGGATGCTTACAGTCAGCTGCCGCTTGACGAGGAAACGAAGAAGATATTGGTTGTAAACACTCCGAAAGGCCTGTTTTGCTTTAATAGGCTTCCTTTTGGTGTAGCCTCTGCTCCTGCGATTTTTCAGAGACGTATGGACGGCATCCTGCAAGGCATTCCGGGCATTCAAGTATATTTGGACGATGTGGTAGTCGCGGAGAAACGCGGCAACTGTGAGACGCTGCGTGAAGTTTTCAGACGTTTCCGGCAACACGGTGTGAAGCTGAATCCGCAGAAATGCAAGTTCCGACAAGCAGAAGTTGAATTTCTGGGACATCGTATAAATATGAACGGATTGTTACCTAAGATGGACAACATTGCTGCAATAATGGAAATGCCGAAGCCAACCGGTGTTGCGGATCTACGGGCGTTTTTGGGCTTCGTGACCTACTACCACTCATTTCTGGGAAACTTGGCTACTGTTCTAGAGCCACTGCATGAACTGCTAAGAAAGAACACACGCTGGCAGTGGGGAGCGAGACAAGATAACGCGTTCCGAGCAACAAAGCGGCTGCTAGAGGAAGCTAAGTGCTTGGCGCACTACGATCCAAGTAAGCCGCTTATCTTGGAAACCGATGCGTCGTCGTGTGGCGTCGGCGCAGTGCTATATCACAGAGTAAATGGGCAAGATCGACCAATTGGGTTCCGGTCGCGAACGCTTTCAGCTGCTGAGCGTAATTACGCGCAAATTGAAAGAGAGGCATTGGCAGTTGTCTTCGGGGTTACAAAGTTCCGGGAATATCTGCTCGGGAATCATTTCACGCTTGTGACAGATCACAAACCTCTTCTGAGCCTTTTCAGCCCCGACAAGCCCGTTCCCGCCATGGCCGCTGCCCGGATTCAGCGTTGGTCCCTCTTGCTGAGCGCCTACAACTACAAAATTCAGTTCAAGCCAGGAAAGACGTTGATTCCTGCAGACACCCTCAGCCGTTTACCGGTGCGGCAGGAGCATAACAACACTAAGGCTGCAGAAGATGACGCTC GTGCGTGCAACAGTGGCCCACCGCTGAGCAAAGACGTCTGGTTCAAGAACTACGGAGTGGGTGACAAACGGAAACCAGGCTCGTTAGAGTCCACCGAAGGCTCGCGAATGGCAACGGTAAAGACAGCAGATGGGGAGCAACATCGCCGCCACCTCGACCAGCTAAAAACCAGGAGGACCAGCGTGGGAGGAGAAGCGATGGAACCCGAGGCCCCCATGCAAGCAGCAACGACTAAAGGCAGCCAGAACGCAGCGGCAGACTCGCAGTCTCAAGGACACGACAGCAGTCACAGTCAGGCTCAAGTAGGCACCGACATTCGAACGCCGTCAGACGGGCGGGCCGAAGCCGAGGTTGCTACCAGAAAGCCACAAGTGACTGACCGGGCTGAAGTGACACTGCGTAGGTCGAAGCGGAAGCCCCGGCCCCCGGACCGCTTCACTCCTTAA